One region of Moraxella sp. ZY210820 genomic DNA includes:
- a CDS encoding type II toxin-antitoxin system VapC family toxin, with protein sequence MNALDTNILVRFFFKNEYINEDYKQHLIAVQLLKQDCFISLTVILETVWVLSSRYKLSKDDIYRALMALCRLNNISIEKQPLLEQALSHYINGMDFADALHLVQSYQCSAFYTFDQKLIKKANTVALNHQVIEPR encoded by the coding sequence ATGAATGCCCTAGATACCAATATCTTGGTAAGATTTTTCTTTAAAAATGAGTATATTAATGAAGATTACAAGCAACATCTAATTGCCGTGCAATTATTGAAACAAGATTGTTTTATTTCTCTAACAGTTATTCTGGAAACGGTTTGGGTATTATCATCACGTTATAAATTAAGCAAAGACGACATTTATCGTGCTTTAATGGCTTTATGTCGCCTAAATAACATTAGCATTGAAAAACAGCCTTTATTAGAACAAGCATTATCCCATTATATCAATGGTATGGATTTTGCTGACGCCTTGCATTTGGTACAAAGTTATCAATGTTCAGCATTTTATACTTTTGACCAAAAATTAATTAAAAAAGCAAATACTGTAGCATTAAATCATCAAGTCATTGAACCACGCTAA